One stretch of Pigmentiphaga aceris DNA includes these proteins:
- the rnk gene encoding nucleoside diphosphate kinase regulator has product MSTPRPEFITLTELDHVRISNLIGVNASGTRSAINDALLAVLDDADLVASQDIPADIITMSSRFVVKDAATGASDTLTLVYPQEADAGHGRLSVLSPLGTQLLGAQPGQRIAVAGPTGRARELEVVELVYQPEANGDYTA; this is encoded by the coding sequence ATGTCCACACCTCGTCCGGAATTCATCACGCTGACCGAACTCGACCACGTCCGCATCAGCAACCTCATCGGCGTCAATGCCTCTGGCACCCGCTCTGCCATCAATGACGCCTTGCTTGCGGTACTCGACGATGCCGATCTGGTGGCCTCGCAGGACATCCCTGCGGACATCATCACCATGAGCTCGCGCTTTGTGGTGAAAGACGCTGCCACCGGGGCCAGCGATACATTGACGCTGGTCTATCCGCAGGAAGCCGATGCGGGCCATGGTCGTTTGTCGGTGCTGTCGCCGCTGGGCACCCAGTTGTTGGGCGCGCAGCCCGGCCAGCGCATTGCGGTCGCGGGGCCGACGGGTCGCGCACGCGAGCTGGAAGTGGTGGAACTGGTCTATCAACCCGAGGCCAACGGCGACTACACCGCTTGA
- the cobD gene encoding threonine-phosphate decarboxylase CobD, with the protein MTAHRINTENSGTGAKTSPATDISEITGTGVVTHGGNLRQAIAQYGGDPADWMDLSTGINPHAYPAPPIAADAWHRLPEPDARLVDAACAYYRAPVLLPVAGTQAAIQALPRLRAHSRVAIVSPTYAEHALRWREAAHAVTEISPADIDIHIDHCDVLVICNPNNPTGHRTTPDLLLAWSQRLASRNGWLVVDEAFGDMEPALSVAAHCQQPGLIVLRSVGKFFGLAGLRLGFVGAVPVVLERLAALLGPWAISGPAQQVGVAALSDDAWQRDMRARLADDGLRLRQLLAQYLPATSGTDLFQWCAAPVPTALHEHLARHHIWVRLFPNAARGLRWGLPAAKSDWARLDLSLAGFQIGA; encoded by the coding sequence GTGACGGCACATCGAATCAATACCGAGAATTCAGGCACCGGAGCCAAGACAAGTCCGGCAACAGACATCTCAGAAATCACCGGCACTGGCGTCGTCACGCACGGCGGCAACCTGCGCCAAGCCATCGCGCAGTACGGCGGCGACCCCGCCGACTGGATGGACTTGTCCACCGGCATCAATCCGCACGCCTACCCTGCCCCGCCGATCGCAGCCGACGCCTGGCATCGCTTGCCAGAACCCGATGCGCGGCTGGTCGACGCTGCGTGCGCCTACTACCGCGCGCCCGTCTTGCTGCCCGTTGCTGGCACGCAAGCCGCCATTCAGGCGCTGCCCCGATTGCGCGCGCACAGCCGGGTCGCGATCGTCTCGCCCACCTACGCGGAACATGCGCTGCGCTGGCGGGAGGCGGCTCACGCCGTGACCGAAATTTCGCCAGCAGATATCGACATACACATCGATCATTGCGATGTGCTGGTGATCTGCAATCCCAACAATCCGACCGGTCATCGAACGACGCCTGACCTGCTGTTGGCATGGTCGCAACGGCTCGCATCACGCAATGGCTGGCTGGTCGTCGATGAGGCCTTCGGTGACATGGAACCGGCGCTGAGCGTGGCTGCGCATTGTCAGCAGCCGGGGCTGATCGTATTGCGTTCCGTGGGCAAATTCTTTGGTCTTGCGGGACTGCGGTTGGGGTTCGTGGGCGCTGTGCCCGTTGTGCTGGAACGCCTGGCCGCGTTGCTGGGACCGTGGGCCATCAGTGGCCCGGCTCAGCAGGTCGGCGTGGCCGCGCTGTCTGATGATGCATGGCAACGTGACATGCGCGCGCGCCTGGCCGATGACGGCCTGCGACTGCGCCAACTGCTTGCGCAATATCTGCCCGCTACCAGCGGCACGGACTTGTTCCAGTGGTGCGCCGCCCCGGTACCGACGGCCTTGCATGAACACTTGGCTCGGCACCATATCTGGGTGCGGCTCTTTCCAAATGCTGCGCGCGGATTGCGCTGGGGCCTGCCGGCGGCCAAGTCAGATTGGGCAAGACTCGATCTCTCCCTGGCGGGTTTTCAGATTGGGGCCTAG
- a CDS encoding FecCD family ABC transporter permease, with protein sequence MVSPRRALAILGVLLLAAFASLVVAAAVGSVAIAPRDWWPALHDAMGTPATLFGTLVDLRVTRALSAMATGASLALAGLLLQALLRNPLADPYVLGVSGGASVGALAAMLFALTSWHVDLAAFAGAAIATLLLFALARDDFRAGPAGGAPLLLLTGVVLASGCGALVTLMLSVAPEGRLRGMVFWLIGDLSGAQARWLPWVAVVLALVLCMARARAINLIAMVSDHAVSLGVNVPRLRVLLFLCAAGLTASAVTTAGSIGFLGLIVPHACRFALGPDHRLLIPASALAGGTFLVLADTAARSIVAPMQLPVGVITALIGVPAFLLQLRHIRKVQR encoded by the coding sequence ATGGTGTCGCCCAGGCGGGCGCTGGCGATCCTGGGCGTTCTGCTGTTGGCCGCATTCGCCAGTCTGGTGGTGGCGGCGGCAGTGGGATCGGTTGCCATCGCCCCGCGCGATTGGTGGCCTGCCCTGCACGATGCAATGGGCACCCCCGCTACGCTTTTCGGCACGCTGGTCGACCTTCGGGTGACCCGCGCGCTTTCTGCGATGGCCACGGGCGCATCGCTCGCCTTGGCTGGCCTGCTGCTGCAGGCCCTGCTGCGCAATCCCCTTGCCGATCCTTACGTGCTGGGCGTCTCTGGTGGCGCATCGGTAGGCGCACTGGCGGCCATGCTGTTTGCGCTGACATCGTGGCACGTCGACCTGGCCGCCTTTGCGGGTGCGGCAATCGCCACACTGCTGTTGTTCGCGCTGGCGCGCGACGACTTTCGTGCCGGCCCGGCCGGAGGCGCGCCCTTGCTGTTGTTGACCGGTGTGGTGCTGGCATCTGGCTGCGGCGCGCTGGTCACGCTGATGTTGTCGGTCGCACCGGAAGGCCGGCTGCGCGGCATGGTGTTCTGGCTGATCGGTGACCTGTCGGGCGCACAGGCGCGCTGGTTGCCGTGGGTGGCAGTGGTGCTGGCACTGGTGCTGTGCATGGCACGCGCTCGCGCCATCAACCTGATCGCGATGGTGTCGGACCATGCGGTGTCGCTGGGCGTGAATGTGCCCCGCCTGCGGGTGCTGCTGTTTCTGTGCGCAGCGGGCCTGACCGCGAGTGCCGTCACCACGGCCGGCAGCATCGGTTTTCTGGGCTTGATCGTTCCGCATGCATGTCGTTTTGCACTCGGTCCCGATCATCGTCTGTTGATTCCCGCCAGCGCCTTGGCTGGCGGTACTTTCCTGGTGTTGGCCGACACCGCGGCGCGCAGCATCGTGGCCCCCATGCAGTTGCCGGTAGGGGTGATTACCGCGCTGATCGGCGTGCCCGCCTTCCTGCTGCAATTGCGTCATATCCGGAAGGTGCAGCGATGA
- the cobU gene encoding bifunctional adenosylcobinamide kinase/adenosylcobinamide-phosphate guanylyltransferase has protein sequence MTITLVLGGARSGKSRHAESVAAKTGKEVVYIATAQAGDEEMRARILLHRRRRPDAWITVETPLALADAIQKWSSPTRVVLVDCLTVWLSNLLFSDGRVYPEIGTLDLPLRLHAERAALLEVLSHPQGDLIMVANEVGLSIVPMGAISRAFVDQAGWLNQEIAARCDHAVLTVAGLPLVLKGAAC, from the coding sequence ATGACCATCACGCTAGTGCTGGGCGGCGCGCGCTCGGGCAAGAGCCGTCATGCCGAAAGCGTGGCGGCCAAGACGGGAAAAGAAGTTGTCTACATTGCCACCGCGCAAGCCGGCGACGAGGAAATGCGCGCGCGTATCTTGCTGCACAGACGCCGTCGGCCTGATGCCTGGATCACCGTCGAGACCCCGCTTGCATTGGCCGATGCGATCCAGAAATGGAGCAGTCCCACACGCGTAGTGCTGGTCGATTGTCTGACGGTATGGTTGAGCAATCTGCTGTTTTCCGACGGCCGGGTCTACCCGGAAATCGGCACGCTGGACCTGCCCTTGCGACTGCACGCGGAACGCGCCGCGCTGCTTGAAGTGCTGTCGCATCCGCAAGGCGATCTGATCATGGTGGCCAACGAAGTGGGCCTGTCGATTGTGCCCATGGGGGCTATCTCGCGCGCCTTTGTCGATCAGGCAGGCTGGCTGAATCAGGAGATCGCTGCGCGTTGCGATCATGCGGTACTGACGGTGGCAGGTTTGCCGTTGGTGCTGAAAGGTGCGGCATGTTGA
- the cobO gene encoding cob(I)yrinic acid a,c-diamide adenosyltransferase, with amino-acid sequence MSQDTADRDPNDSTPSDATPSDDAARDERHRVRMQRKKEVVDAKIADAKRDAGVLLVHIGNGKGKSSSAFGMVTRALGHGMKVGVVQFIKGGKPSGEEMFFRRFPDDVSFHAMGEGYTWETQDRSRDVERAEAAWAQAMVFLTDPAYGLVVLDELNIALKYKYLDVNKVVADLKARPPMQHAVVTGRGAPPEMIEAGDTVTDMQPVKHAFAAGIAAQAGVEW; translated from the coding sequence ATGAGCCAGGACACCGCAGACCGCGACCCCAACGACTCGACGCCTTCCGATGCCACACCCAGTGATGACGCCGCGCGCGACGAACGCCATCGCGTGCGCATGCAGCGCAAGAAGGAAGTGGTTGACGCGAAGATTGCCGACGCCAAACGCGACGCTGGCGTATTGCTGGTGCACATTGGCAATGGCAAAGGCAAAAGCTCCAGCGCCTTTGGCATGGTCACGCGCGCACTGGGCCACGGCATGAAGGTTGGCGTGGTGCAATTCATCAAGGGCGGCAAGCCCAGCGGTGAAGAGATGTTCTTCCGCCGTTTCCCCGATGACGTCAGCTTCCACGCCATGGGCGAGGGCTACACCTGGGAGACCCAGGACCGCAGCCGCGACGTTGAACGGGCCGAAGCCGCCTGGGCGCAGGCCATGGTCTTCCTGACCGACCCGGCGTATGGCCTGGTGGTGCTGGACGAGCTGAACATCGCGCTGAAGTACAAGTACCTGGACGTGAACAAGGTGGTGGCCGATCTGAAGGCACGGCCGCCGATGCAGCACGCGGTTGTCACCGGCCGGGGCGCGCCGCCAGAGATGATCGAGGCCGGCGATACCGTGACCGACATGCAGCCGGTGAAGCACGCGTTTGCTGCGGGCATTGCCGCGCAGGCAGGCGTCGAGTGGTGA
- a CDS encoding YkgJ family cysteine cluster protein — MQSDFACRDGCGACCIAPSISSPIPGMPNGKPAGVRCIQLDDQQRCKIFGHPDRPVVCGSLPPSEMMCGDNREQALRWLGWLEEETQPGSSSH; from the coding sequence ATGCAAAGTGATTTCGCCTGTCGTGACGGCTGTGGCGCGTGCTGTATTGCCCCCTCGATCTCCAGCCCCATTCCCGGCATGCCCAATGGCAAGCCGGCGGGTGTGCGTTGTATTCAGCTGGACGATCAACAGCGCTGCAAGATCTTCGGCCACCCTGACCGCCCGGTTGTGTGCGGTTCCTTGCCGCCCAGCGAAATGATGTGTGGCGACAATCGCGAACAGGCCTTGCGGTGGTTGGGGTGGCTGGAAGAGGAAACCCAGCCGGGTTCATCCAGCCATTGA
- a CDS encoding alpha/beta hydrolase — MSPISMVSTPDQGQLATYRWTPTAPAAGRGIYLLHGLGEHAGRYDTLGQWLAIRGWTVASHDHRGHGRSSGKRGVVRSADTLVEDAEFRIEQFADELGTAPVLLGHSLGGLVATQVALRNRVPLAGVVLSSPAFALRMSRWQHMLLDAVVNWAPNLRASNGLDTSKLSHEQSVIDAYREDLLVHDRISGRLAKAIEDGGKAAIAQAATLQHRTLLMVAGSDGIVDATGSRRFADAATPGRLALRWYDRAYHEIFNESPDIAAAVLADLEAWLAEV; from the coding sequence TTGTCGCCGATTTCGATGGTGAGTACGCCAGACCAAGGCCAGTTGGCGACCTATCGGTGGACGCCCACTGCGCCTGCGGCCGGGCGCGGCATTTACTTGCTGCACGGACTGGGCGAACACGCAGGACGCTATGACACGCTGGGCCAATGGCTGGCGATCCGGGGCTGGACAGTGGCGTCGCACGACCATCGCGGCCACGGCCGCTCGTCGGGCAAGCGCGGCGTGGTGCGCAGCGCCGACACACTGGTGGAAGATGCCGAGTTCCGCATCGAGCAGTTTGCCGATGAACTTGGCACCGCACCCGTGTTGCTTGGCCACAGCCTGGGCGGGCTGGTGGCAACCCAGGTTGCCTTGCGCAACCGCGTGCCGCTGGCTGGCGTGGTGCTGTCGTCGCCGGCCTTTGCGCTGCGCATGAGCCGCTGGCAGCACATGCTGCTGGACGCGGTGGTGAACTGGGCACCGAACTTGCGCGCCAGCAATGGCCTGGATACCAGCAAGCTGTCGCACGAACAGTCGGTGATCGACGCCTATCGGGAAGACCTGCTGGTGCACGACCGGATTTCCGGCCGGCTGGCCAAAGCCATCGAAGATGGCGGCAAGGCGGCGATTGCGCAGGCGGCTACCTTGCAGCACCGCACCTTGTTGATGGTGGCAGGCAGCGACGGCATCGTCGATGCCACGGGCAGCCGACGTTTTGCCGATGCGGCAACCCCGGGACGGCTTGCCTTGCGCTGGTACGACCGGGCGTATCACGAGATTTTCAATGAAAGCCCGGACATTGCTGCTGCGGTCCTGGCCGATCTGGAAGCTTGGCTGGCCGAGGTCTGA
- a CDS encoding cobyrinate a,c-diamide synthase has protein sequence MSLTRPASTCRAVLISAIASGQGKTTVTAALARRLVREGKRVRVFKTGPDFLDPMLLARASGAPVHPLDLWMVGVEASRQRLADAARDADVILVEGVMGLYDGKPSSADLARAFGLPVLLVVDASAMAQTVGAVVCGLRDYGPCKVLGVIANRVASSGHATMVAESLRDVALVATLPRQTASLPERHLGLVQADEVADLDALLDTLADALVLRDGVDNWPLLQFDAAEDRHSNQHSALLTGKTIAIARDAAFAFVYPANIDCLHALGADIVFFSPLADDAIPANADAVYLPGGYPELHAETLADAHAWRASIREADAAGMPILAECGGMMALADMLVDAQGVSWPMAGVLTGTVRMQTKLAGLGMQSLPTAHGHVRGHTFHYSRFDTSLVPHAHTTRQRDGSAGEAVYLRGALHASYFHAYFPSQPHAIAALLGADLTMPMTMTTHAMPDAITNHKANP, from the coding sequence GTGAGTCTGACCCGCCCCGCTTCCACCTGCCGCGCGGTGCTGATTTCGGCCATCGCATCCGGGCAGGGAAAAACCACCGTCACCGCTGCCTTGGCGCGCCGCCTGGTGCGTGAAGGCAAGCGTGTGCGGGTGTTCAAGACCGGGCCGGATTTTCTTGATCCGATGCTGCTGGCGCGCGCCAGTGGCGCACCCGTGCATCCGCTGGATCTGTGGATGGTCGGGGTTGAAGCAAGTCGGCAACGGCTGGCGGATGCGGCACGCGATGCCGACGTGATCCTGGTCGAAGGCGTGATGGGCTTGTACGACGGCAAGCCGTCGTCCGCAGACCTGGCGCGTGCCTTCGGCCTGCCGGTGCTGCTGGTGGTCGATGCCAGTGCAATGGCACAGACCGTGGGTGCAGTGGTGTGCGGACTGCGGGACTACGGGCCGTGTAAGGTGCTGGGCGTGATCGCCAATCGGGTGGCCAGCAGTGGGCACGCCACGATGGTTGCGGAGTCGCTGCGCGACGTGGCCCTGGTCGCCACCCTGCCCCGCCAGACCGCAAGCTTGCCCGAGCGACATCTTGGCTTGGTGCAGGCCGACGAGGTGGCCGATCTTGATGCCTTATTGGATACGCTGGCTGATGCGCTGGTACTGCGTGATGGGGTGGATAACTGGCCGTTGCTGCAGTTCGACGCAGCGGAAGATCGGCACTCGAACCAGCATTCAGCATTGCTAACAGGCAAAACCATCGCCATTGCGCGCGATGCTGCCTTTGCGTTTGTGTACCCCGCCAACATCGATTGTCTGCATGCACTCGGTGCCGACATCGTCTTCTTTTCGCCGTTGGCCGATGATGCCATTCCCGCCAACGCCGATGCGGTCTACCTGCCGGGCGGCTACCCTGAACTGCATGCCGAAACACTTGCCGACGCACACGCTTGGCGTGCATCGATTCGCGAGGCCGATGCCGCAGGCATGCCGATTCTGGCTGAGTGCGGCGGCATGATGGCCTTGGCCGATATGCTTGTCGACGCGCAGGGTGTGTCCTGGCCGATGGCCGGTGTGCTGACGGGTACAGTACGTATGCAAACCAAGCTGGCCGGCCTTGGCATGCAGTCGCTGCCGACTGCGCACGGCCACGTGCGCGGGCACACCTTCCATTACTCGCGCTTCGATACATCGCTTGTGCCCCATGCGCACACCACGCGCCAGCGCGATGGCAGTGCGGGCGAAGCCGTCTATCTGCGTGGGGCATTGCACGCCTCGTATTTCCACGCGTATTTCCCCTCGCAGCCCCACGCCATTGCGGCGCTGCTGGGCGCGGACCTGACCATGCCAATGACCATGACGACACATGCGATGCCTGACGCGATTACCAACCACAAGGCAAACCCATGA
- a CDS encoding TonB-dependent receptor domain-containing protein, with amino-acid sequence MSSYFQRSLIGAAVALLAASGASAQTTANASSSATVLGPVVVTAARGEQLLADTLGDVSVIDSETLGAAGQSSLAEVLRREHGVEIVANGGPHNSTSVFLRGASNAQTLVLLDGQRIGSATAGGASFNAIPASSIERIEIIRGAASSLYGADAIGGVINVITKKGATNAPFAVNGSIGAGSYNTRKLTAGVSGNDGILTYGFQASHATSDGFSSRRPIGSSYNPDDDGYTLDAINGNIGLNWKPGQKLEATFFHSYLHGQYDSRPRADDRTISRVEGLALTSTNKITDLWTSRLRYGETTDKSRDISATTSVFNTRQQQISWQNDLAFAPGQNLSIAAEHLNEVVSSSSYLASAPGSRRTNSVTGVYRGDFGPHHTQISLRHDDSSQYGGKTSGNVSYGYDINRVLQVTGAAGTGFRAPSFNELYFPGYGQPAVLPERSRNLEAGLRYRDGGTDAGVTVYRNKVRNLISSLTPCPFPGYAFGCAYNVDRAVLEGVTLTAGQQFGATNLRASLDLQDAHDAKTGNQLARRAEQILRLDAEHRIGKALIGAELFASGHRYDNLANTTRLGGYTLLNLRVAYDVTREIQAQVRWNNVANKDYELARGYNTPGSNVFFNLVYRPE; translated from the coding sequence ATGTCTTCGTACTTTCAACGCTCCCTGATCGGCGCTGCCGTCGCCTTGCTGGCCGCCTCCGGTGCCAGCGCGCAGACCACCGCCAATGCCTCTTCTTCAGCCACCGTGCTGGGCCCCGTCGTCGTGACCGCTGCACGCGGTGAACAACTGCTGGCCGACACGCTTGGCGACGTCAGTGTCATCGACAGCGAGACGCTTGGCGCAGCCGGTCAAAGCAGCCTGGCGGAAGTGCTGCGCCGCGAACACGGCGTGGAAATCGTCGCCAATGGCGGCCCGCACAATTCGACCTCGGTGTTCCTGCGCGGTGCAAGCAATGCCCAGACCCTGGTACTGCTCGACGGCCAGCGCATCGGCTCGGCCACCGCAGGCGGCGCATCCTTCAATGCGATCCCGGCCAGCAGCATCGAGCGCATCGAGATCATCCGTGGCGCAGCCAGCAGCCTGTACGGCGCGGACGCCATCGGCGGCGTGATCAATGTCATCACCAAGAAGGGGGCTACCAACGCGCCCTTCGCCGTCAACGGCTCGATTGGTGCAGGCAGCTACAACACCCGCAAGCTGACGGCAGGTGTGTCGGGCAACGACGGCATCCTGACCTACGGTTTCCAGGCATCGCACGCCACCAGCGACGGTTTCAGCTCGCGTCGTCCGATCGGTTCGTCCTACAACCCGGATGACGACGGCTATACGCTCGACGCCATCAACGGCAATATCGGTCTGAACTGGAAGCCCGGCCAGAAGCTGGAAGCCACCTTCTTCCATTCGTATCTGCATGGCCAGTACGACTCGCGCCCGCGTGCCGATGACCGCACCATTTCGCGTGTCGAAGGCCTGGCGCTGACCAGCACCAACAAGATCACCGACCTGTGGACCAGCCGCCTGCGTTACGGCGAAACCACCGACAAGTCGCGTGATATCTCGGCGACCACCAGCGTGTTCAACACGCGCCAGCAGCAGATTTCGTGGCAGAACGACCTGGCGTTTGCGCCCGGCCAGAACCTGAGCATCGCGGCCGAGCACCTGAACGAAGTGGTCAGCAGCTCGTCCTACCTGGCCAGCGCGCCCGGCTCGCGTCGCACCAACTCGGTGACGGGCGTGTATCGCGGCGACTTCGGCCCGCACCACACCCAGATCAGCCTGCGTCACGACGACAGCTCGCAGTACGGTGGCAAGACCTCGGGCAACGTGTCCTATGGCTATGACATCAACCGCGTGCTGCAAGTTACCGGTGCGGCCGGCACCGGCTTCCGCGCCCCGTCGTTCAACGAGCTGTACTTCCCGGGCTACGGACAGCCTGCCGTGCTGCCCGAGCGTTCGCGCAATCTGGAAGCCGGCTTGCGCTACCGTGACGGCGGCACCGATGCCGGCGTGACCGTGTACCGCAACAAGGTCCGCAACCTGATCAGCTCGCTGACCCCCTGCCCGTTCCCCGGCTACGCCTTCGGCTGCGCCTACAACGTCGACCGCGCCGTGCTGGAAGGCGTGACGCTGACGGCCGGCCAGCAGTTCGGTGCGACAAACTTGCGCGCATCGCTGGACCTGCAAGACGCGCACGATGCCAAGACCGGCAACCAGCTGGCACGCCGTGCAGAACAGATCCTGCGTCTGGACGCCGAGCACCGCATTGGCAAGGCATTGATCGGTGCCGAACTGTTCGCATCGGGCCATCGCTACGACAATCTGGCCAACACCACGCGTCTGGGTGGCTACACGCTGCTGAACCTGCGTGTGGCGTATGACGTCACGCGCGAGATCCAGGCACAGGTACGCTGGAACAACGTGGCCAACAAGGACTACGAACTGGCACGCGGCTACAACACCCCGGGCTCGAACGTGTTCTTCAATCTGGTCTATCGTCCGGAGTGA
- the cbiB gene encoding adenosylcobinamide-phosphate synthase CbiB: MLSGIPFAWLGLLALAGIALDMLLGEPRRWHPLVGFGNLANAIERRLNQGAAQAASQPRTNQEPGAGRPAGVLAWCLAVLPIVALPCVALVWLQTQLGLTALAAAVPITALRELLAEPTTARFLIPTLILHVVLLYACLGLRSLRDHTKPISTALRDGDLATARKLTSYIVSRDTADASESDLAKAGVESLLENGNDAVFGTLFWFAVAGGPGALLFRLANTLDAMWGYRNPRFNHFGWAAARIDDVLNWIPARLTACSYALLGNRRLAWQCWRSQAPAWPSPNAGPVMAAGAGALGLALGREATYDGVPEVRPPLGMGEPAKREDLGRAWRLVWRGAVLWVALLLFAGTMQETAANKRAAPATTTTESLKTDQQNTAAPNTPTTPTTPQAPVSPATPRTDTPANIPGVAR; encoded by the coding sequence ATGTTGAGCGGCATTCCGTTTGCGTGGCTGGGCCTGCTGGCACTGGCGGGCATCGCGCTCGACATGCTGTTGGGCGAGCCGCGTCGCTGGCATCCCCTGGTGGGCTTCGGCAACTTGGCCAACGCGATTGAGCGTCGTCTGAACCAGGGTGCCGCGCAGGCGGCAAGCCAGCCCCGCACCAACCAGGAACCCGGCGCGGGACGCCCGGCGGGTGTGCTGGCATGGTGCTTGGCAGTCTTGCCAATCGTTGCGCTGCCTTGTGTGGCGCTGGTCTGGTTGCAGACGCAGCTTGGGCTGACAGCACTGGCCGCCGCTGTGCCAATCACTGCATTGCGTGAACTGTTGGCAGAGCCCACCACCGCCCGTTTTCTGATCCCCACGCTGATTCTGCACGTGGTCTTGCTGTACGCCTGCCTGGGCTTGCGCAGTCTGCGCGATCACACCAAACCAATCTCAACCGCCTTGCGCGATGGTGACCTTGCCACTGCCCGCAAACTGACCAGCTACATCGTCAGCCGGGACACTGCGGATGCATCGGAATCCGACCTTGCCAAGGCAGGTGTCGAATCACTGCTGGAGAACGGCAATGATGCGGTATTCGGCACGCTGTTCTGGTTTGCGGTGGCGGGAGGCCCAGGTGCTTTGCTGTTCCGCTTGGCGAACACGCTTGATGCAATGTGGGGTTATCGCAATCCGCGCTTCAACCACTTCGGTTGGGCCGCTGCGCGTATCGACGACGTACTGAATTGGATTCCCGCGCGGCTGACCGCGTGCAGCTATGCGTTGTTGGGTAATCGGCGGCTGGCGTGGCAATGCTGGCGTAGTCAGGCACCCGCGTGGCCGAGCCCGAATGCCGGTCCGGTGATGGCCGCAGGCGCAGGTGCCTTGGGCCTGGCGCTGGGTCGTGAGGCGACCTACGACGGGGTGCCGGAAGTGCGCCCCCCGCTGGGCATGGGAGAACCCGCCAAGCGTGAAGACCTGGGCCGCGCATGGCGATTGGTGTGGCGCGGCGCGGTCTTGTGGGTGGCCTTGCTGTTGTTCGCGGGCACCATGCAAGAGACGGCGGCAAACAAGCGCGCGGCACCGGCGACAACAACGACGGAATCACTGAAAACAGACCAGCAAAATACCGCTGCGCCAAACACACCGACTACACCGACCACGCCCCAAGCCCCCGTGTCGCCAGCCACGCCACGCACCGATACGCCTGCAAATATTCCGGGAGTGGCCCGGTGA
- a CDS encoding ABC transporter ATP-binding protein produces the protein MMRAHGLSLAIGERVLLRALDWHIGPGQCWALIGRNGAGKSTLLRALAGLVAPQAGHVELAGRALADWSLIERARHCGYLSQGRSDSFGYRAIDMVLAARYAQPSAGFWDGDADHAAAMQALRDLHVDDLAARDVRTLSGGERQRVAIAALLVQDTPLMLLDEPANALDLAHQMSLMALLERLTRERGKTIVMVSHDLNLAARVATHALLLMQDSDWLAGPCATTMTADALGACLGHAVEAVPHRGRTLFIPSETP, from the coding sequence ATGATGCGCGCGCACGGCTTATCGCTGGCGATTGGCGAACGCGTACTGCTGCGCGCGCTCGACTGGCACATCGGCCCCGGCCAGTGCTGGGCGCTGATCGGCCGTAATGGTGCGGGCAAAAGCACCTTGCTGCGTGCGCTGGCAGGGCTGGTCGCGCCCCAGGCTGGGCACGTTGAACTGGCGGGCCGCGCCTTGGCGGATTGGTCCTTGATCGAGCGCGCACGGCACTGCGGTTATCTGTCGCAAGGGCGCAGCGACAGCTTCGGATATCGCGCCATCGACATGGTACTGGCCGCGCGTTATGCGCAGCCCTCGGCGGGCTTCTGGGATGGCGACGCCGACCATGCCGCCGCGATGCAGGCACTGCGTGATCTGCACGTTGACGACCTGGCGGCACGCGACGTGCGCACGCTGTCGGGCGGCGAACGACAACGAGTCGCCATCGCCGCTTTGCTGGTGCAGGACACGCCACTGATGCTGTTGGACGAACCGGCCAATGCGCTGGACCTCGCACACCAGATGTCGCTGATGGCCCTGCTTGAACGGCTGACGCGTGAACGCGGTAAAACCATTGTGATGGTGAGCCACGATCTGAACCTGGCGGCACGCGTGGCAACGCATGCGCTGCTGCTGATGCAAGACAGTGACTGGCTCGCCGGGCCTTGTGCCACCACGATGACGGCAGATGCGCTGGGCGCATGCCTTGGCCATGCGGTCGAGGCCGTGCCGCATCGCGGCCGCACTTTATTCATTCCTTCGGAGACTCCCTGA